A genomic window from Ciona intestinalis chromosome 8, KH, whole genome shotgun sequence includes:
- the LOC100175343 gene encoding uncharacterized protein LOC100175343 isoform X2, which translates to MGNANGTDRKRRKWKDKKICTKVRKESNQDDERSYHGDKYDRLKRALALEKDVHGKKPRLKKTKVRRVQNESVCSDESSAAKIRNRRKNNRPKRGKVNKEKNKQDKFHKPEAVGQNRASQFEREFKMGAKLSPSKRCIKWLCEQPSVSDWSKGATPSTVSVQCTAGTSKYVKLALPNKKRGENSEGKNVPAASGKRCKKDRMRKGKTRKRTAGSKICLRKNSCIFKKSAKKRKHKKKRKDVNVKTICKECVRNKWKSRLEQTRKKSKFIYEKKHRTGHYLSREKGSTSLGWAILQVIARLENHNKAYPLKILEQLKSKWKFTELNLVGLNSALEWMRKHKLLLCKVTRNRDDQFQVNKSNPSFEKRLKKLCKDDKQVPRLQFQSGIPHCVSINTQLKQKHHLK; encoded by the exons ATGGGGAACGCTAACGGTACGGATCGTAAGAGACGAAAATGGAAAGATAAAaag atATGCACTAAAGTAAGAAAGGAATCAAATCAAGATGATGAGAGAAGTTACCACGGAGATAAATATGATCGGTTAAAGCGAGCGTTAGCGTTGGAAAAG GATGTACATGGTAAGAAGCCCCGTTTGAAGAAAACTAAAGTAAGACGGGTTCAGAACGAATCGGTTTGTTCGGACGAAAGCTCGGCCGCTAAAATTAGAAACCGAAGAAAAAATAATCGACCTAAACGCGGGAAAGTTAATAAAGAGAAGAATAAACAAGACAAATTTCATAAACCAGAGGCTGTTGGTCAAAACCGAGCCAGCCAATTTGAAAGGGAGTTTAAGATGGGGGCCAAGTTATCACCCAGTAAACGCTGCATTAAATGGTTGTGTGAGCAACCGAGTGTAAGTGACTGGTCAAAGGGGGCGACTCCTTCCACTGTATCTGTGCAATGTACGGCGGGCACTTCGAAGTATGTGAAATTGGCACTGCCAAATAAAAAACGCGGAGAAAATAGCGAGGGTAAAAACGTACCAGCAGCCAGTGGGAAACGGTGTAAAAAAGACCGCATGCGAAAGGGTAAAACACGGAAGCGGACAGCGGGAAGTAAGATTTGCCTAAGGAAAAACagctgtatatttaaaaaatctgcGAAGAAAAGGAAGCATAAGAAGAAACGTAAAGATGTGAATGTAAAGACTATTTGCAAGGAGTGCGTTAGAAACAAGTGGAAAAGTCGACTTGAACAGACAAGAAAAAAGTCTAAATTTATCTACGAGAAGAAACATAGGACCGGGCATTACCTTAGCAGAGAAAAGG GATCGACTTCGTTGGGATGGGCGATATTACAAGTGATTGCGCGACTGGAGAATCACAATAAAGCTTATCCGTTAAAGATATTGGAACAGCTGAAGTCGAAATGGAAATTCACGGAGTTAAATTTAGT TGGCTTGAACAGCGCATTGGAGTGGATGAGAAAACATAAGTTGCTTCTGTGCAAAGTGACGAGAAACAGAGACGATCAGTTTCAAGTAAACAAGAG TAACCCATCGTTCGAGAAGCGACTGAAGAAACTATGCAAGGATGATAAGCAAGTGCCCAGACTGCAGTTCCAAAGCGGTATACCACACTGCGTGTCTATCAACACACAACTCAAGCAAAAACACCACTTAAAATAA
- the LOC100175343 gene encoding uncharacterized protein LOC100175343 isoform X1, translated as MGNANGTDRKRRKWKDKKKICTKVRKESNQDDERSYHGDKYDRLKRALALEKDVHGKKPRLKKTKVRRVQNESVCSDESSAAKIRNRRKNNRPKRGKVNKEKNKQDKFHKPEAVGQNRASQFEREFKMGAKLSPSKRCIKWLCEQPSVSDWSKGATPSTVSVQCTAGTSKYVKLALPNKKRGENSEGKNVPAASGKRCKKDRMRKGKTRKRTAGSKICLRKNSCIFKKSAKKRKHKKKRKDVNVKTICKECVRNKWKSRLEQTRKKSKFIYEKKHRTGHYLSREKGSTSLGWAILQVIARLENHNKAYPLKILEQLKSKWKFTELNLVGLNSALEWMRKHKLLLCKVTRNRDDQFQVNKSNPSFEKRLKKLCKDDKQVPRLQFQSGIPHCVSINTQLKQKHHLK; from the exons ATGGGGAACGCTAACGGTACGGATCGTAAGAGACGAAAATGGAAAGATAAAaag aagatATGCACTAAAGTAAGAAAGGAATCAAATCAAGATGATGAGAGAAGTTACCACGGAGATAAATATGATCGGTTAAAGCGAGCGTTAGCGTTGGAAAAG GATGTACATGGTAAGAAGCCCCGTTTGAAGAAAACTAAAGTAAGACGGGTTCAGAACGAATCGGTTTGTTCGGACGAAAGCTCGGCCGCTAAAATTAGAAACCGAAGAAAAAATAATCGACCTAAACGCGGGAAAGTTAATAAAGAGAAGAATAAACAAGACAAATTTCATAAACCAGAGGCTGTTGGTCAAAACCGAGCCAGCCAATTTGAAAGGGAGTTTAAGATGGGGGCCAAGTTATCACCCAGTAAACGCTGCATTAAATGGTTGTGTGAGCAACCGAGTGTAAGTGACTGGTCAAAGGGGGCGACTCCTTCCACTGTATCTGTGCAATGTACGGCGGGCACTTCGAAGTATGTGAAATTGGCACTGCCAAATAAAAAACGCGGAGAAAATAGCGAGGGTAAAAACGTACCAGCAGCCAGTGGGAAACGGTGTAAAAAAGACCGCATGCGAAAGGGTAAAACACGGAAGCGGACAGCGGGAAGTAAGATTTGCCTAAGGAAAAACagctgtatatttaaaaaatctgcGAAGAAAAGGAAGCATAAGAAGAAACGTAAAGATGTGAATGTAAAGACTATTTGCAAGGAGTGCGTTAGAAACAAGTGGAAAAGTCGACTTGAACAGACAAGAAAAAAGTCTAAATTTATCTACGAGAAGAAACATAGGACCGGGCATTACCTTAGCAGAGAAAAGG GATCGACTTCGTTGGGATGGGCGATATTACAAGTGATTGCGCGACTGGAGAATCACAATAAAGCTTATCCGTTAAAGATATTGGAACAGCTGAAGTCGAAATGGAAATTCACGGAGTTAAATTTAGT TGGCTTGAACAGCGCATTGGAGTGGATGAGAAAACATAAGTTGCTTCTGTGCAAAGTGACGAGAAACAGAGACGATCAGTTTCAAGTAAACAAGAG TAACCCATCGTTCGAGAAGCGACTGAAGAAACTATGCAAGGATGATAAGCAAGTGCCCAGACTGCAGTTCCAAAGCGGTATACCACACTGCGTGTCTATCAACACACAACTCAAGCAAAAACACCACTTAAAATAA
- the LOC100177660 gene encoding casein kinase I gives MAASSGTGSSKSEFIVGGKYRLVRKIGSGSFGDIYLGINVTNGEEVAVKLESQKCRHPQLLYESKLYKILQGGVGIPHIRWYGLEKDYNVLVMDLLGPSMEDLFNFCSRRFTMKTVLMLADQMISRIEYVHNKNFIHRDIKPDNFLMGIGRHCNKLFLIDFGLAKKYRDNRTRQHIAYREDKNLTGTARYASINAHLGIEQSRRDDMESLGYVLMYFNRSSLPWQGLKAATKKQKYEKISEKKMSTPVEVLCRGYPAEFAMYLNYCRGLRFEEAPDYMYLRQLFRILFRTLNHQYDYIFDWTMLKQKAAAAANSTTGATASNKAEKVKSKPTF, from the exons atGGCTGCGAGTTCTGGAACTGGAAGTTCCAAGTCAGAATTTATTGTCGGTGGGAAATATCGCCTCGTTCGTAAAATTGGAAGTGGTTCATTCGGTGATATCTATCTTGGCATTAATGTGACCAATGGAGAG GAAGTTGCTGTGAAGTTGGAATCACAGAAGTGCAGACATCCACAGTTGCTTTATGAAAGTAAACTCTACAAAATATTGCAGGGAGGTGTTGGAATACCTCATATAAG ATGGTATGGCCTTGAAAAAGATTACAATGTCCTTGTGATGGATTTACTCGGGCCAAGCATGGAAgatctttttaacttttgttccCGTCGTTTCACGATGAAAACAGTGCTAATGTTAGCAGATCAG ATGATCAGCCGCATCGAGTACGTTCACAACAAAAACTTCATCCACCGCGACATTAAACCCGACAACTTCCTGATGGGAATCGGACGTCACTGCAACAAG CTTTTCCTCATTGACTTTGGGCTCGCGAAGAAATATCGTGACAATCGAACACGTCAACACATCGCTTATAGGGAGGATAAGAACCTCACCGGTACAGCGAGATATGCGAGTATCAATGCTCATTTGGGTATTGAACAGAG TCGACGAGACGACATGGAATCGTTGGGTTACGTTCTCATGTATTTCAACCGAAGCTCTTTACCATGGCAGGGACTCAAGGCAGCCactaagaaacaaaaatacgaaaaaataAGTGAAAAGAAAATGTCTACGCCAGTCGAGGTTTTGTGCAGA GGCTACCCTGCTGAGTTTGCAATGTATCTCAACTACTGCCGTGGACTAAGATTTGAAGAAGCACCAGACTATATGTACCTGCGACAGTTGTTCAGAATTCTTTTCCGTACATTAAACCATCAG TATGACTACATATTTGACTGGACAATGCTGAAGCAGAAGGCAGCAGCTGCAGCAAATTCCACAACTGGAGCCACTGCGTCGAATAAAGCAGAAAAAGTGAAGTCAAAACCAACCTTCTAA
- the LOC104265888 gene encoding N-acetylglucosamine-1-phosphotransferase subunit gamma-like codes for MITLLVYCFVALFTCSDAIDIMQMKIVNEVSNYGWNAGVGADSRSKLTARVSPASFSGPTSLKALSRKCFSYMGDYKYELCPFHNLTQHERSMRWNPYSGVVGVWKEWEIANNTFKAMIMKNGDDCGSVTRQARVLLKCGTVNNITSVTEPSRCQYELIFETPLACHPDSMLVYVTMNASLRYEWDNIEQAHYNEFITEKGYNRKLLELFDKAGFLTVPEDNIVSQDIQEFTSVQTCNVEYQKLLSEVTKLRKLNSNNSS; via the coding sequence atgatCACGTTACTTGTGTACTGCTTCGTTGCATTGTTTACATGCAGTGACGCAATTGACATAATGCAAATGAAAATAGTCAATGAGGTTTCAAATTATGGTTGGAATGCTGGTGTAGGTGCAGATTCCAGGTCAAAACTAACAGCCAGGGTGTCTCCAGCATCATTTTCTGGCCCAACAAGTCTAAAAGCTTTGTCTCGCAAGTGTTTTTCCTACATGGGTGACTATAAGTATGAGCTTTGCCCGTTTCATAATCTCACTCAACATGAACGGTCAATGAGGTGGAACCCATATAGTGGTGTTGTTGGTGTTTGGAAAGAATGGGAGATAGCAAATAACACGTTTAAAGCCATGATTATGAAGAATGGTGATGACTGTGGCTCTGTCACACGCCAGGCtcgtgttttattaaagtgtGGCACAGTTAATAATATAACTTCTGTAACAGAGCCTAGTCGGTGTCAATACGAACTTATTTTTGAAACTCCACTTGCTTGTCATCCAGATTCAATGCTGGTTTATGTAACAATGAATGCTAGTTTGCGATATGAATGGGACAATATAGAACAAGCTCATTACAATGAGTTCATTACAGAAAAAGGTTACAATCGAAAATTATTGGAACTCTTTGACAAAGCTGGTTTTCTAACAGTGCCAGAAGATAACATTGTTTCACAGGATATACAAGAGTTTACATCGGTACAAACATGTAATGTGGAATATCAGAAACTGCTTTCTGAAGTAACAAAATTACGAAAATTAAACAGTAATAACAGCTCGTAG
- the LOC100185529 gene encoding alpha-(1,3)-fucosyltransferase 6 has product MPNVKFTSLACLIGLFIFVGIYQWSDDPTQGPKLFPLKYRNKEIDSYTNSATVNLTSTTQDKDREIRILFWKPIFGQYIKFNIDRKQCGNCVVSYDTKYLESSDAVIIHYSEARVGALPNPAKRHPNQMYVYFSMESPYAVSVLRGLHFDSLGPYFNWTMNYRRDADIFFPCFEWYVGQNIFNGDTKDQYSLKVVQDIISKKSSPLMVLWMAGNCGSTHGAKLRMQLVKEIEAAGLKVDKRGGCFGTQAPKGDVYKTFAAKYKFYFSFENAMHCRDYITEKLWKNALDSGLVPIVWGPKREDLEQLAPKGSYIFYEDFQSSAKLVEYLNYLDTNDTAYAEYFNWRLEQPSPSVYKMVDHASEYKRRSGICQMCQMLTEKVKFNNVSKIIKSLDSWWTGTEREECLSNTIPLHPTG; this is encoded by the exons ATGCCAAACGTAAAGTTCACCTCGTTGGCATGCCTAATAgggttgtttatatttgttggcATTTACCAATGGTCGGACGACCCAACACAGGGGCCAAAACTTTTTCCCCTGAAATatagaaacaaagaaattgaCAGTTACACAAACTCAGCAACTGTAAATTTAACCAGTACTACTCAGGATAAAGACCG GGAGATACGCATTCTGTTTTGGAAACCCATATTTGGCcaatacattaaatttaacattgaTCGCAAGCAGTGTGGTAACTGTGTGGTTTCCTATGATACCAAGTACTTGGAAAGTAGTGATGCAGTCATAATTcactacagtgaggcacgagTTGGTGCATTACCTAACCCAGCCAAGAG GCATCCCAACCAAATGTATGTGTATTTTTCAATGGAGTCACCGTATGCAGTAAGCGTTTTGCGAGGACTGCACTTTGATAGTTTAGGACCTTACTTTAATTGGACCATGAATTATAGACGAGACGCTGATATTTTTTTCCCGTGCTTTGAATGGTATGTTggacaaaacatatttaatggAGACACAAAAGATCAGTATTCCCTCAAAGTGGTACAggacataatatctaaaaagTCGAGCCCACTTATGGTATTATGGATGGCTGGAAACTGTGGTTCAACACATGGTGCTAAATTACGAATGCAATTGGTAAAAGAAATTGAAGCAGCAGGATTAAAAGTTGATAAACGTGGAGGGTGTTTTGGCACCCAAGCTCCAAAAGGAgatgtttacaaaacatttgctGCCAAGTATAAGTTTTACTTTTCATTTGAAAATGCAATGCACTGCCGAGATTACATCACAGAGAAGTTATGGAAAAATGCCTTGGATTCTGGTTTGGTTCCCATAGTATGGGGTCCCAAACGTGAAGACTTAGAGCAACTCGCACCTAAAGGAtcctatattttttatgagGATTTTCAGTCATCTGCAAAACTcgttgaatatttaaattatttagatACAAATGACACTGCTTATGCAGAGTATTTTAATTGGAGACTTGAGCAACCATCGCCATCTGTTTACAAAATGGTGGATCATGCCAGTGAATACAAAAGGAGGAGTGGAATATGTCAGATGTGTCAAATGCTGACAGAAAAAGTCAAATTTAACAATGtaagtaaaattataaagtcTTTGGACAGTTGGTGGACTGGTACAGAGAGGGAAGAATGCTTAAGCAACACAATACCGTTGCATCCTACAGGTTAA
- the LOC100180011 gene encoding E3 ubiquitin-protein ligase MARCH5 → MDISNSATEQNEDQVNPIPTPPVQNVAPDNPDTSKSCWVCFGSESDDITAVWIRPCRCRGTTKWVHHNCLMRWVDEKQKGHSYTKVHCPQCNTEYVITFPPFGKFCGIIQTVDRMIYKASPLIATGVLLGSVYWTAVTYGAITVMQVLGHKEGLDMMERADPLFLLIGLPAIPVGLVLGKMIQWDEYLLRVWRRHAHKLGILNYLFPMNTYGTVRPTQPHEAPAREIKFTRVFCGAMLFPTIATIVGKLGFRKVDGNLQRSFLGGIAFVAIKGILKIYLKQQIYSRLGQRRITNYEHTDSGTPT, encoded by the exons ATGGACATTTCAAATTCAGCAACTGAACAAAACGAAGACCAAGTCAATCCAATACCCACTCCACCCGTTCAGAATGTAGCCCCTGATAATCCAGACACGTC AAAAAGCTGTTGGGTCTGTTTTGGTAGCGAGTCAGATGACATTACGGCTGTGTGGATTCGGCCATGCAGATGCAGGGGTACTACAAAGTGGGTCCATCACAATTGCTTAATGCGCTGGGTTGACGAGAAACAAAAAGGTCATTCATACACTAAAGTTCACTGTCCACAATGCAACACAGAGTATGTTATAACATTCCCACCCTTTG gtAAATTTTGTGGCATAATTCAAACTGTGGACAGAATGATATACAAAGCATCCCCTCTTATTGCAACTGGTGTTTTGCTTGGTTCTGTTTACTGGACCGCTGTAACATATGGTGCTATTACTGTTATGCAG gttttaGGTCACAAAGAAGGTTTGGACATGATGGAAAGAGCTGATCCACTGTTCCTACTTATTGGGTTGCCAGCCATACCTGTTGGCTTGGTGTTGGGCAAAATGATACAGTGGGATGAGTATCTACTTCGAGTGTGGAGGCGTCACGCCCACAAGCTTGGTATTCTTAACTACCTCTTCCCAAT GAATACTTATGGAACTGTACGCCCCACTCAACCACACGAGGCACCAGCGAGAGAGATAAAGTTCACCAGAGTTTTCTGTGGTGCAATGTTGTTTCCAACAATAGCTACAATCGTGGGTAAACTCGGCTTCAGAAAAGTGGATGGTAACCTTCAACGAAGCTTTTTG GGTGGAATAGCTTTTGTTGCGATCAAAGGGATCCTGAAGATTTACCTCAAGCAGCAAATATATTCACGTCTTGGCCAACGCAGAATCACAAATTACGAACACACAGATAGTGGAACGCCTACTTGA